A genome region from Longimicrobium sp. includes the following:
- a CDS encoding cytochrome c produces the protein MVIGKTGAALVTAMLIAACRGGSGDADAPGDGGAAAQPAAPRGEAESPGRTLYVRACIMCHGERGAGTQLAPALNDRPREVGDVVRVVTEGVATAEPPHTPMPPRGDGGFTDQEIRTVAEYVHGLAR, from the coding sequence ATGGTGATCGGAAAGACGGGCGCGGCGCTGGTGACGGCGATGCTGATCGCGGCCTGCCGCGGCGGGTCGGGCGATGCGGATGCGCCGGGCGATGGAGGCGCGGCGGCCCAGCCCGCGGCCCCGCGCGGCGAGGCGGAGAGCCCGGGGCGCACGCTCTACGTCCGCGCCTGCATCATGTGCCACGGCGAGCGCGGCGCGGGCACCCAGCTCGCCCCCGCGCTGAACGACCGCCCGCGCGAGGTGGGCGACGTCGTCCGCGTGGTCACCGAGGGCGTCGCTACGGCCGAGCCGCCGCACACCCCCATGCCCCCGCGCGGCGACGGCGGCTTCACCGACCAGGAGATCCGCACCGTCGCCGAGTACGTGCACGGCCTCGCGCGGTGA
- a CDS encoding zinc ribbon domain-containing protein encodes MDSIDRLYRRIADVLLREPGTAVTVGDIYQHLVPYRTVRSELGFGELAEYEHALLRLLSGERDYLVVERADVQEEFQRELRTTNPILGIYRDYADVGVYLNPYAPEVPAADLTAPPPASTGQTSTLAAALARNGDADAPGVVLDFTSPEPATPSTPAKASRPRPKSCPGCRSTLPPGREIRFCPFCGKCLAPIPCPECSTVVEPEWKFCIMCGWPRDAAPVPPPPERPLR; translated from the coding sequence ATGGATTCCATCGACCGCCTCTACCGGCGGATCGCCGACGTGCTCCTGCGCGAGCCGGGGACGGCCGTCACGGTGGGCGACATCTACCAGCACCTGGTGCCGTACCGCACCGTGCGCTCCGAGCTCGGCTTCGGCGAACTGGCCGAGTACGAGCACGCGCTGCTGCGGCTCCTCTCCGGCGAGCGCGACTACCTGGTGGTCGAGCGGGCCGACGTGCAGGAGGAGTTCCAGCGCGAGCTGCGCACGACCAACCCCATCCTCGGCATCTATCGCGACTACGCGGACGTGGGCGTGTACCTGAATCCCTACGCGCCCGAGGTCCCCGCGGCCGACCTCACCGCGCCGCCGCCCGCGTCCACCGGACAGACATCCACGCTGGCCGCTGCGCTCGCGCGCAATGGTGACGCGGACGCGCCGGGAGTGGTGCTCGACTTCACCTCGCCGGAGCCGGCTACTCCGTCGACGCCCGCGAAGGCGTCGCGGCCGCGGCCGAAGTCGTGCCCGGGGTGCCGGTCCACGCTGCCGCCGGGGCGCGAGATCCGCTTCTGCCCGTTCTGCGGCAAGTGTCTGGCGCCCATCCCCTGCCCGGAGTGCAGCACCGTGGTGGAGCCGGAGTGGAAGTTCTGCATCATGTGCGGCTGGCCGCGCGACGCCGCCCCGGTGCCACCGCCGCCGGAACGGCCATTGCGGTAG
- a CDS encoding tetratricopeptide repeat protein, with the protein MHDPENTLKPLRAVEGDVIALRTGQGGAAGVVRIARAAETVLRRMLRDDPTAAVDLRLRALSPDDVSTGELLAELRRRDRLPMELAASFHELSAAANRLATEGGDATPRDVEVAVAAADGLERHVLSNPYEARLEDPVLAQRDDTLIPPPPEDPEPVHAIPVASRTRPALPWIAGAAVAVAIVALAFVLLRGRGADPLQEAVAAYGRGDTARAFSLFMDAAKEHPDSPDPHYYMGQIYRLKGRPQEAARELREGLKLAPNDARLNTEVGYLMLDQGRAAQAADQFRAAVLQDSTNARAWAGLVSALRRSGRPAQAERVLARAPVEVRSLITSVRADTATYMPVDSTGMVGGGPPSTVPNLQVPSTPYPPDTAGTVAAPPLQP; encoded by the coding sequence ATGCACGATCCGGAGAACACGCTGAAGCCGCTGCGCGCGGTGGAGGGCGACGTGATCGCCCTGCGCACGGGGCAGGGCGGGGCGGCGGGGGTGGTGCGCATCGCGCGGGCGGCCGAGACGGTGCTCCGCCGCATGCTCCGCGACGACCCCACCGCCGCGGTGGACCTGCGCCTGCGCGCGCTCTCACCCGACGACGTTTCCACCGGTGAGCTGCTGGCCGAGCTGCGCCGCCGCGACCGGCTGCCCATGGAGCTGGCCGCGTCGTTCCACGAGCTGTCCGCTGCGGCCAACCGCCTCGCCACCGAGGGCGGAGACGCCACGCCGCGCGACGTGGAGGTGGCCGTCGCCGCCGCGGACGGGCTGGAGCGCCACGTCCTCTCCAACCCTTACGAGGCGCGGCTCGAGGACCCGGTCCTGGCCCAGCGCGACGACACCCTCATCCCGCCGCCGCCCGAAGACCCCGAGCCGGTGCACGCCATCCCCGTGGCCAGCCGCACCCGCCCTGCGCTGCCCTGGATCGCGGGCGCGGCGGTGGCGGTCGCGATCGTCGCGCTGGCGTTCGTGCTGCTGCGCGGCCGGGGTGCCGACCCGCTGCAGGAGGCCGTCGCGGCGTACGGCCGGGGCGACACGGCGCGGGCGTTCTCGCTGTTCATGGACGCGGCCAAGGAGCACCCCGACTCGCCGGACCCGCACTACTACATGGGGCAGATCTACCGGCTGAAAGGGCGCCCCCAGGAAGCCGCGCGCGAGCTGCGCGAAGGGCTCAAGCTGGCCCCGAACGACGCGCGGTTGAACACCGAGGTCGGCTACCTGATGCTGGACCAGGGGCGCGCCGCGCAGGCCGCCGACCAGTTCCGCGCCGCGGTGCTGCAGGACTCCACCAACGCGCGCGCGTGGGCGGGGCTGGTCAGCGCGCTGCGCCGCTCCGGCCGCCCCGCGCAGGCCGAGCGGGTGCTGGCCCGCGCGCCGGTGGAGGTGCGCTCGCTGATCACCAGCGTCCGCGCCGACACGGCCACGTACATGCCGGTGGATTCGACCGGGATGGTGGGAGGAGGGCCGCCGTCGACCGTCCCCAATCTCCAGGTGCCGAGCACGCCGTATCCGCCGGACACAGCTGGGACCGTCGCCGCGCCGCCGCTGCAACCGTAA
- a CDS encoding tetratricopeptide repeat protein produces the protein MGTSFLSAEEFDEQAHRLYESGDYDDALEVLRDGLRHHPDSALLHVGLGYVRIAREEYAWARVSFEEALDLDPEYEDAWVGLGETLLKFGRVDEALKCFSTVDAMGLHDDLELGLTMGRALYREGLFAEARTRFTALAHGHPDSAEVAAARGYTLHALGDDVGARRELRRSLRLDGTLHEARIYLSHLLHDRGDVPGALRELEKVPPAEHWDTLSLWRYVELKCAVDKVKDDDPLFAPWKERIAALENDPDDIDHLLAEVESSFEGADDEPAQPMELTAQIDFIMRMLTPAGDGRETSLKGHRVRTAEGTVFEGTWDEIVGGMRDHADPTLQVSVFMRRAARQIRERTGRSVPTESTEAFLKAVAKLGLLKIEA, from the coding sequence ATGGGCACGTCATTCCTGAGCGCGGAAGAGTTCGACGAGCAGGCGCACCGGCTGTACGAGTCCGGCGATTACGACGACGCGCTGGAGGTGCTCCGCGACGGGCTGCGCCACCACCCCGACTCGGCGCTCCTGCACGTGGGGCTGGGATACGTGCGCATCGCCCGCGAGGAGTACGCGTGGGCGCGGGTGAGCTTCGAGGAGGCGCTCGACCTGGACCCCGAGTACGAGGACGCGTGGGTGGGGCTGGGCGAGACGCTGCTCAAGTTCGGCCGCGTGGACGAGGCGCTGAAGTGCTTCTCCACCGTCGACGCCATGGGGCTGCACGACGACCTGGAGCTGGGGCTGACCATGGGCCGCGCGCTGTACCGCGAGGGTCTGTTCGCCGAGGCGCGCACCCGCTTCACCGCGCTGGCGCACGGGCACCCCGACAGCGCCGAGGTGGCCGCCGCCCGCGGCTACACCCTGCACGCGCTGGGCGACGACGTGGGCGCGCGCCGCGAGCTGCGCCGCTCGCTGCGGCTCGACGGCACCTTGCACGAGGCGCGCATCTACCTCAGCCACCTGCTGCACGACCGCGGCGACGTTCCCGGCGCGCTGCGCGAGCTGGAGAAGGTGCCGCCCGCCGAGCACTGGGACACGCTCTCGCTCTGGCGCTACGTGGAGCTCAAGTGCGCGGTCGACAAGGTGAAGGACGACGACCCGCTCTTCGCGCCGTGGAAGGAGCGCATCGCCGCGCTCGAGAACGACCCCGACGACATCGACCACCTCCTGGCCGAGGTCGAGTCGAGCTTCGAGGGCGCCGACGACGAGCCCGCGCAGCCGATGGAGCTGACCGCGCAGATCGACTTCATCATGCGCATGCTGACCCCGGCGGGCGACGGGCGCGAGACGTCGCTGAAGGGGCACCGCGTGCGCACCGCCGAGGGGACGGTGTTCGAGGGGACGTGGGACGAGATCGTGGGCGGGATGCGCGACCACGCCGACCCCACGCTGCAGGTGAGCGTGTTCATGCGCCGCGCGGCGCGGCAGATCCGCGAGCGCACGGGCCGCTCCGTGCCCACCGAGAGCACCGAGGCCTTCCTGAAGGCCGTGGCCAAGCTGGGCCTGCTGAAGATCGAGGCCTGA